The Chloroflexota bacterium DNA segment GGCCGGGCCGGGCAACCCGCCTTCGAGCAAATAACGCCCGCTGATATTATACGCCCCACCCCAGATGCGCCGTTTGAGCTTTTTCATACGCCCGGTGAGAGTCGCTTGCTCCTGCATCCAATCCAGCACACGGAAGACTTCCTGGCTGAACTCGGCTGCGCGGGCGACATTCTTCGCGTCGCGGTGATGGCGCGCTCCCGCCCAAATTGAATCGACGTGCTGCGCCCCGGCCAAGTTGGTGATGCGCAGCCAGAGATGATGATCGAGCAGGTAGTGATACGATTGATCCAGAAAACCAACTTTTTCAAGGGTATCGCGGCGCATGAAGACCGCCGGTTGGCAAATGATGTTGTAACACATCAAATCTTCCATGCCCCAATCGTCAAAGGTCTGGTTGTGGAGCGGGTAGCCATTGGCATCCATCGAGATGGCGTTGCCGAAGACCATGCCCACATCAGGGTGCGCCTGGAGCGCTTCTACGGCTTCGGAAATGGCATCGGGGAAGTAAATATCATCAGAGTTGAGCCAGGCAACAATTTCGCCGCGAGCACGTTTGAGGCCTTTGTTGATGGCATCGGCCTGACCGCTATCGGGTTCAGAAACCCACCAGGCCAACTGATCGGCATATTTTTCGATGATTTCCACACTGCCGTCATTGGAGCCGCCATCCACAACAATATATTCAATATTGGGATAATCTTGCGCCAGCACCGAACGGATGGTGTCTTCCAGGAATTGAGCCTGGTTATACGATGGGGTTACTACGGATACAAGTGGTTTCATGGGGTAGGAAGTAGGGAATAGGGAGCAAAACGATACTTCCTATTCCCTACTTCTGACTCACTTTCTTAGATCAAAAATTATGTAGCTGTCATTTTCGACAACGACAGTGTAATTGTTATACATTAATTCCGATAAGCGCGCATCGGCGTGGAATTCGCCAACTTTGGTGATGACAAAATAATCATACTTGGGGATCATATCGTACTGCGCTTGTACGACTTTTTCTTCGGGCGTTCCGGCCAGGACGCGCATATTGATATCGCCCTGACTGAGCCAGGGATCGTTGGGCACCCAGCCAAAGAAATACAAAGCCTGCCCATAGGCCTGGCTCATCGATAGAACATCCGAGTCGGGGGAAATCCACTCGCCGAGTTCTTGCCAAAATGCGGCATCACCGCGGTAGTCATCGCGCGCCAGGTTCACACGCACATCCCAGGCTTTGAAAGACGCCCCGACGAGCAGCACAATCATCACCACGATCCGCACCCAGATGCCGCGTTCCACTTCAGCAATACGCCCCAAAATTTCGGAGGCCAAAACGGTCAGCGAGGCGGCAATGATAAATATCAGGGGCAATTGATAATAATCGTGTGTCAGCGTGTGGTAGGCAAAAGTCATGCTATATGCGGCATAACCCAGCCACATTCCGGCTAACAAACCGCGCTTGCCCTTATCTTTCAGTAGCAACAGGCCAACCAGCGCGGCCAACAGCGTGCCAAATCCGCAGATATTGGTCGCCATTTCTTGCCAACGGATATAAAACGCCGGGTCGCGCAACAGATCGGGAAAGAACCGATATGCAAATTGCTGCTGTAAATATCCATCAATCCACATGCCATGAATATAAAAGGCAATCATCGGCAATACGGCCAACGTTCCGAGCGTCCACACCTGTCGATCACGCAAGGCTTTACGCAATCCCAGACCGAACAAAACCAATCCCACCAACGCGCTGCCTACGAAGAACACCGCCACAGTCTTAATATACAGCGATAAACCCGCCAGCAAACCAGCCAGGAGCGCGCTATTCATCGTCCGCAGGCGATACCAGCGCGCCGACGCCCACACAGCCCAGGCGATGGAGGCCACCATCAAGGGGTCGGGCTGAAAAGCGCGCGAGGCGTAAATACTATATGGCAGGAAAAGCAAGTAGAACAAGGCTATCACGCCGCCATCAAAGGTGCCTAATTCGCGCCCCAGCAGCAACACCGCAATACCCGCGGAAACCCAAAACAGAGCAGACAACAGGCGCGGAATCCACAAATGCTCGCCCCCGGTCAGATGGTAGCCCCATACCGAGAGCCGCTCCAAAATTGGCGGCTCAATCAGAGCTTCGGCTTCCATCACGGCGAGGGCGCGCTCGCGCTGCCATTCGGGGGCTTCATCCAAATCAGCATAATACATGCCGCGGGCAATGATCGCCGAACGCAACTGGCGCGTAGCCTGAAAGTCAAAGGGCGGGTCGGTGAGATCATAGAAGCGGATACCCAGACCCAACACAATGCCCAAAAACACAATCAGCCATAGTATCCAACGGGGTTGAAAAAATAATCGGTTTTTAGAGTCCATCATTCATAATTTTCGCGTAAGATTTACTGAAACAACTCATCGTAGTTGACTTTAGAGAAGATGGTCAACTGCCCCCCAATGGTAGCATCCAGCACGCGGCGACCAGCGGACTCGAAGGCGTGGCGCGCCATGCGATAGGCCTGCTCGGAGGTATCCAGGTCGGGCAACTGCCACCGGAAGCCCTTGCCGAAATAGCGCGGGTCAAAGTGATTGGGGTCATCGCCGCCAGAGACCACGGTAGTATTCGGCTGGCCTTTGCTGGCGAAACTATGATCCACGCCGATAAGAATGACTTCGTCGAAGCCCATATGATAGGCCAGTTGCAGACAAGCATAAGTCACGGTAGCGCCTTCCCAGAGGCGGCCACGCGCATCCTGGGCGAACTTGGGGCCAGTGTAAGTGGTGTGCAAAAAGGTGGAGAGTGGGGAGTGGGGAGTGGGGAGCGAAGAGAAGAAACGACGCGAACGCCACGAGAAGAAGCGCGGCACATCGAGATTAATAAAATCTTCGGCGCATTGCTCGTTGACCAAATCATTCACTGAAACTAAAAAACTCGTCGAAAAGCCCCATTCGGGGAATGCTAAATAAATTCGATTCATCCCAAAGGTGAATTCGTCTTTCAGCTTCGAGACATCGGTCTGCTTGAGGCTGGGGCCGTTGCCAATGATAAAACAACGTTCACCTTTGTAGGCATCTTTAAGCGCGGCCAGCTGGCGGATGCTCTCCCTGCGCCAGGGATGCAATGTCGCTAACGGCCATTGAGCGACGCGTTTAAGCGCGTAACGGGCTTCGCTGATGGGCTGCCAGAGGGCGGGGGGAAATAGATTCTTGATGGTTTGGCGAATATTTGTCATAGTGTTGAAGGTTGAAGGTTGAAGATTGAAGGTTGAAGGTTGAGGTTACAGGTCAACTTTCAACCCTCAACCTGTAACTTTCAACGGTTCTTTATTCTGTGCTGAGTCGCGCTGTCGCGCCCCCATCCACGATCAGCGCCTGACCAGTCATAAAGGAAGATTG contains these protein-coding regions:
- a CDS encoding DUF115 domain-containing protein, which codes for MTNIRQTIKNLFPPALWQPISEARYALKRVAQWPLATLHPWRRESIRQLAALKDAYKGERCFIIGNGPSLKQTDVSKLKDEFTFGMNRIYLAFPEWGFSTSFLVSVNDLVNEQCAEDFINLDVPRFFSWRSRRFFSSLPTPHSPLSTFLHTTYTGPKFAQDARGRLWEGATVTYACLQLAYHMGFDEVILIGVDHSFASKGQPNTTVVSGGDDPNHFDPRYFGKGFRWQLPDLDTSEQAYRMARHAFESAGRRVLDATIGGQLTIFSKVNYDELFQ